A stretch of uncultured Campylobacter sp. DNA encodes these proteins:
- a CDS encoding basic amino acid ABC transporter substrate-binding protein, whose product MKKFIRFLVAGALLCGSLVAKDITKDTLIVGTNAEYPPFEFVDENSKVTGFDMDLVAELAKRAGVKYEILNMSFDGLIPAIKSGKIDMIASGMSATPARKKAIDFTAPYYKVENLYVKRKDDSSLNSKADLQGKRLAAQLGTIQELAIRDIKGAEVSATENVFVAVMSLKNKKIDALCVDSSVGYEYLKKNDDLTAFFKESDGSEGFSIAFDKGKYPELLAKFNAALEEMKKDGSYEKLLEKYNLK is encoded by the coding sequence ATGAAAAAATTTATTAGATTTTTAGTTGCGGGCGCTTTGCTTTGCGGTTCGCTAGTCGCTAAAGACATCACCAAAGATACACTTATCGTAGGCACGAACGCCGAGTATCCGCCGTTTGAGTTCGTGGATGAAAACTCCAAGGTTACCGGCTTTGATATGGATTTGGTAGCCGAGCTTGCCAAGCGCGCGGGGGTGAAATATGAAATTTTAAATATGAGCTTTGACGGGCTAATCCCTGCGATTAAAAGCGGCAAAATCGATATGATCGCCTCGGGAATGAGTGCGACACCGGCTCGTAAAAAGGCTATCGATTTCACGGCTCCTTACTATAAAGTCGAGAATTTATATGTCAAGCGCAAGGATGATAGCTCGTTAAATTCTAAGGCGGATCTGCAGGGTAAGCGCCTTGCCGCGCAGCTAGGCACTATCCAAGAGCTTGCGATCAGAGATATCAAAGGCGCCGAGGTTAGCGCCACGGAGAATGTTTTTGTAGCCGTTATGTCGCTGAAAAACAAAAAGATCGATGCGCTTTGCGTGGATTCGTCCGTGGGCTACGAATATCTTAAGAAAAACGACGATCTAACCGCATTTTTTAAAGAATCCGACGGCAGCGAGGGCTTTTCGATCGCATTTGATAAGGGCAAGTATCCCGAGCTGCTAGCTAAGTTTAACGCAGCGCTTGAGGAGATGAAAAAGGACGGCAGCTACGAAAAGCTTTTGGAAAAGTATAATTTAAAATAA
- the thiE gene encoding thiamine phosphate synthase, producing the protein MSEIYALSDDALTPPQTIFLQIDEILRCGVKLVQYRSKLAAQDETLIRSLISLCEDYGAKLIINDDAALAKKLDAHGVHIGKGDGETAQVREFLGTDKIIGVSCYADLARAQKAEAQGASYVAFGSLRRSKTKPNAPLCPNELVQEARKSLNLPIAVIGGISLENLDEILALKPDYIAMVEAIYRPASITQNLANLKEKMDEYI; encoded by the coding sequence ATGAGCGAAATTTACGCGCTTAGCGACGATGCCTTAACGCCGCCGCAAACTATCTTTTTGCAGATAGATGAAATTTTGCGCTGCGGCGTGAAGCTCGTGCAGTATCGCAGCAAGCTCGCCGCGCAGGATGAAACTTTAATCCGCTCTCTCATCAGTCTTTGTGAGGATTACGGCGCCAAACTCATTATCAACGACGATGCGGCGCTTGCCAAAAAGCTAGATGCACACGGCGTGCATATCGGCAAAGGTGACGGCGAGACGGCGCAGGTGCGCGAGTTTTTAGGCACGGATAAGATCATTGGCGTTAGCTGCTACGCTGATCTTGCTCGCGCGCAAAAGGCCGAAGCGCAGGGTGCTAGCTACGTAGCCTTCGGCTCGCTAAGGCGCAGCAAGACAAAGCCTAATGCGCCGCTTTGCCCCAATGAGCTCGTGCAAGAGGCGCGAAAATCTTTAAACCTCCCAATCGCCGTAATCGGCGGGATAAGCTTAGAAAATCTGGATGAAATTTTAGCCCTCAAGCCCGATTATATCGCGATGGTAGAGGCGATCTACAGGCCCGCTTCGATTACGCAGAATTTAGCAAATTTAAAGGAAAAAATGGATGAATATATTTGA
- a CDS encoding undecaprenyl-diphosphate phosphatase produces MNIFDAVILGIVEGLTEFLPVSSTGHMILAAKLMGLQQTETLKCFEVVIQLGSILAVVAMFYKRLLVDFKLWCKLVVGFIPTAAIGFLLYKSIKSLFAPQTVAYALIGWGIIFIAVELFRKARPRENELEHLDQISYVQAFIIGLSQCFAMVPGTSRSGATIIAGLLCGLSRNLAARFSFLLAIPTMFAATFYDTYKNLDTFAQNSANITTFLIGGVVAFIVALAAIKLFLSFVSKFDFIPFGIYRILIGAIFFIFVF; encoded by the coding sequence ATGAATATATTTGACGCCGTGATTTTAGGCATCGTTGAGGGGCTGACTGAGTTTCTGCCCGTAAGCTCAACCGGGCACATGATCCTGGCTGCAAAACTGATGGGCTTGCAGCAGACCGAAACGCTTAAATGCTTCGAAGTCGTTATCCAGCTAGGCTCGATCCTAGCGGTCGTGGCGATGTTTTACAAGCGGCTTTTGGTTGATTTCAAGCTCTGGTGCAAGCTCGTCGTGGGCTTTATCCCCACCGCCGCGATTGGATTTTTGCTCTATAAAAGCATCAAATCGCTATTCGCGCCGCAGACCGTCGCCTACGCGCTGATCGGCTGGGGCATTATTTTTATCGCGGTCGAGCTCTTTCGCAAGGCGCGCCCTAGGGAAAATGAACTAGAGCATCTGGATCAAATTTCATACGTTCAGGCTTTCATCATCGGGCTTTCGCAATGTTTTGCGATGGTGCCGGGCACTTCGCGCAGCGGCGCTACCATCATCGCAGGGCTTTTGTGCGGGCTAAGCAGAAACTTAGCCGCGCGCTTTAGCTTCCTGCTAGCGATCCCTACGATGTTTGCGGCGACTTTCTACGACACCTATAAGAATTTAGACACCTTCGCGCAAAATTCCGCTAATATCACGACCTTTCTCATAGGCGGGGTAGTGGCGTTTATAGTGGCGCTTGCGGCGATCAAGCTATTTCTAAGCTTCGTTTCGAAGTTTGATTTCATCCCGTTTGGAATTTATAGAATTCTAATCGGCGCCATCTTTTTCATCTTCGTTTTTTAA
- a CDS encoding phosphoethanolamine transferase, producing the protein MSLAKNIGAFLKDRFSLLSVFSGAVLNAYALVLVLNLALGLLLIARGGELLSAQALFFVASAICGVTILFFALYAISFYSARLYKILAFALLAINVIFAITQIFLIFSLELTYSHGTLDALVQTTPKEAFEFAHAFLNFKLIAAFLALLIFVIVALRLRVSQRVRMKLCRAIKLAFLLSLLVFIAHAAFKSYVAKSSKMRASIIIALNKIPIYNFAFVTKDYFGADFKSVRELQAGYQSIYASHSHKTVPNRISNVVFIIGESLQRNFMSLYGYYLPTTPNLQALEQSGNLIAFSDVVSPGAKTNDVLKYVLNFGNYESEKQRPWSANLDIVNLARLANYETFWISNQERYGQWAVASGASAQMTDHSDFTNQIPVYKYAYSLDEVMLPSIKNFKSGARKSPLARKDENSAAEVNSTQKKDKFFILHLMGSHPSYEFRYPKSFAKFSAADISREPLDEGQKKELAHYLNTVAYNDFIVSEIYKIFASDNTLIVYFSDHAQSLYQYRGKLIHGGINRFTLEIPLIFMASDKFKEQNADLWARIAAAKDRPFLNDDLIHAIAEILEMTDLPEYDPTRSVINVDFNASRPRIIEGVDYDKVYRLQKEFGE; encoded by the coding sequence ATGAGCCTAGCAAAAAATATCGGCGCATTTTTAAAAGACAGATTCAGCCTCCTATCGGTATTCAGCGGCGCGGTGCTAAACGCATACGCGCTAGTTTTGGTATTAAATTTAGCGCTCGGGCTGCTTCTTATCGCGCGCGGCGGCGAGCTGCTCTCTGCGCAGGCGCTGTTTTTCGTGGCGTCTGCGATCTGCGGCGTGACGATACTTTTTTTCGCGCTTTACGCGATTAGCTTTTACAGCGCCAGGCTATATAAAATTCTCGCCTTTGCGCTTCTGGCGATAAACGTAATCTTTGCGATCACTCAGATTTTTTTGATCTTTAGCTTGGAGCTTACCTACTCGCACGGCACGCTGGATGCGCTGGTGCAAACGACGCCCAAGGAGGCCTTTGAGTTCGCGCATGCGTTTTTAAATTTCAAGCTTATCGCGGCTTTTTTGGCGCTTTTAATTTTCGTCATCGTCGCTCTTAGGCTTAGAGTGAGCCAGCGAGTGCGGATGAAGCTATGTCGCGCGATAAAGTTAGCCTTTTTGCTTAGCTTGCTCGTTTTTATCGCGCATGCGGCGTTTAAAAGCTACGTAGCCAAAAGCTCGAAAATGCGCGCCAGCATCATAATCGCGCTAAATAAAATTCCGATTTACAACTTTGCTTTCGTTACAAAGGATTATTTCGGCGCCGATTTTAAAAGCGTGCGCGAGCTGCAAGCCGGATACCAAAGCATTTACGCCTCGCATTCACATAAAACCGTGCCAAACCGCATCTCAAACGTCGTTTTCATCATCGGAGAGAGCCTGCAGCGAAATTTCATGAGCCTATACGGCTACTATCTGCCCACCACACCGAATCTGCAAGCGCTTGAGCAAAGTGGAAATTTAATCGCCTTTAGCGACGTCGTCTCACCGGGCGCCAAGACCAACGACGTGTTAAAATACGTGCTAAATTTCGGAAATTACGAGAGCGAAAAGCAGCGCCCGTGGAGCGCTAACCTCGACATCGTAAATCTCGCGCGACTGGCAAACTACGAGACCTTTTGGATCAGCAACCAGGAGCGCTACGGGCAGTGGGCGGTCGCAAGCGGCGCGAGTGCGCAGATGACGGATCACTCGGACTTTACGAACCAAATCCCGGTTTACAAATACGCCTACTCGCTCGACGAAGTTATGCTTCCGAGTATAAAAAATTTCAAATCTGGCGCGAGAAAATCGCCCCTTGCGCGCAAGGACGAAAACTCCGCCGCAGAGGTAAACAGCACGCAGAAAAAGGATAAATTTTTCATCCTTCATCTGATGGGCTCGCACCCGAGCTACGAGTTTCGCTATCCCAAAAGCTTTGCTAAATTTAGCGCCGCAGATATCTCGCGCGAGCCGCTTGATGAGGGGCAGAAAAAAGAGCTCGCGCACTACCTAAACACCGTGGCTTACAACGATTTTATCGTGAGCGAAATTTATAAAATTTTTGCTAGCGACAACACGCTGATAGTCTATTTCAGCGACCACGCCCAGAGCCTTTATCAATACCGCGGCAAGCTAATCCACGGCGGCATCAACCGCTTCACGCTCGAAATCCCGCTGATTTTCATGGCGTCGGATAAGTTCAAAGAGCAAAACGCTGATCTTTGGGCGCGCATCGCCGCAGCCAAAGACAGGCCGTTTTTAAACGACGATCTCATCCACGCGATCGCAGAAATTTTAGAGATGACCGACCTGCCCGAGTACGATCCCACTCGCTCGGTGATAAACGTCGATTTTAACGCCTCGCGCCCGCGCATCATCGAGGGGGTCGATTACGATAAGGTTTATAGGCTGCAGAAGGAATTTGGCGAGTAA
- a CDS encoding aminotransferase class V-fold PLP-dependent enzyme, translating into MDFQTIKENIILKEGVKYFDFAASGLAYRPIETEIERVLATYANVHSAGGANAEITSDYYENARVKIKELLGCEERYYLISCGFGATAAIKKLWEILGIYLPPVTRDRLGLRRESIKELPLFIISPFEHHSVEISLRQGLCEVVRVPLDPSGLMDFARLGEILSANKGREIYGVLTAASNVTGLKLDYKSAYLMLKAYGGRLFVDASALIAHENVDLGFCDGMFFGAHKLLGGVGASGILAVRKELLRGEEPTFAGGGTIKYADALTQCFIIDKERLEEAGTPGIIALVRTYLALKLRKSAGLDAIKSREEAICKRFISEISKIPEIEIYGNLTTPRVPIFAFNMQGLGADALAGVLGQKFEIQTRAGCDCAAPYGFDLLGLQPDTEMSRKPAWVRASFSFIHDESDVDFLAEALRQIAQIRDKITFVAGKYRCGSVN; encoded by the coding sequence TTGGATTTTCAAACGATCAAAGAAAATATCATCTTAAAAGAGGGGGTCAAATACTTCGATTTCGCCGCTTCGGGGCTTGCGTATCGCCCTATAGAAACGGAGATCGAGCGCGTGCTTGCAACATATGCCAACGTCCACTCCGCAGGCGGAGCCAACGCCGAGATTACGAGCGATTACTACGAAAACGCAAGGGTCAAAATCAAAGAGCTTCTAGGCTGCGAAGAGCGCTACTACCTGATCTCCTGCGGTTTCGGCGCGACTGCGGCGATTAAGAAGCTTTGGGAAATTTTAGGCATCTATCTGCCGCCAGTAACGCGAGATAGGCTCGGTTTGCGGCGCGAAAGCATAAAAGAGCTGCCGCTTTTCATCATCTCGCCTTTTGAGCATCACTCAGTTGAAATTAGCCTAAGACAGGGGCTTTGCGAGGTCGTGCGCGTGCCACTGGATCCAAGCGGGCTGATGGACTTTGCGCGGCTGGGTGAAATTCTATCCGCAAATAAAGGGCGCGAAATTTACGGTGTACTTACCGCGGCATCGAACGTGACGGGTCTTAAGCTAGATTACAAGAGCGCTTACTTGATGCTAAAAGCGTACGGCGGGCGGCTATTTGTGGACGCTAGCGCGCTCATCGCGCACGAAAACGTAGATCTTGGCTTTTGCGACGGTATGTTTTTCGGCGCGCACAAGCTTTTGGGCGGAGTGGGCGCTAGCGGGATTTTGGCGGTGCGAAAGGAGCTTTTGCGCGGCGAGGAGCCGACATTCGCGGGAGGCGGCACGATCAAATACGCAGACGCCCTAACGCAGTGCTTTATAATCGATAAGGAGCGCTTGGAGGAGGCGGGCACGCCGGGCATCATCGCGCTGGTGCGGACATACCTCGCTCTAAAGCTTCGCAAAAGCGCGGGGCTAGATGCGATCAAGTCGCGCGAAGAGGCGATTTGCAAGCGCTTCATAAGCGAAATTTCAAAGATCCCAGAGATTGAAATTTACGGCAATCTGACTACGCCGCGCGTGCCGATCTTTGCTTTCAATATGCAAGGGCTCGGCGCGGACGCGCTAGCCGGGGTGCTCGGGCAGAAATTTGAGATCCAGACTCGCGCAGGATGCGACTGCGCTGCGCCTTACGGCTTTGATCTGCTCGGCTTGCAACCCGATACCGAAATGTCGCGCAAACCCGCTTGGGTGCGGGCTAGCTTCTCGTTCATCCACGACGAAAGCGACGTGGATTTCTTAGCAGAGGCGCTAAGACAGATCGCTCAGATCCGCGATAAAATCACCTTCGTAGCGGGCAAATACCGCTGCGGCAGCGTAAATTAA